In Hyphomicrobiales bacterium, a single window of DNA contains:
- the pstA gene encoding phosphate ABC transporter permease PstA — translation MQPATPRRIYARRRRRDAVATSLSMAAATFGLGWLVLILSVLVWKGMGGLSLAVFTEMTPPPGSAGGLLNPIIGSLILTGLAVVFGTPLGILAGTYMAEFGRYSKLTIVVRFINDILLSAPSIVVGLFVYEVMVARMGHFSGWAGSVALAIIVLPVVVRTTEDMLLLVPDTLREAAVALGTPRWLVIRNVAYRAARAGITTGVLLAIARISGETAPLLFTALNNQFFSTNLNAPMASLPVVIFQFALSPYDDWQQLAWTGALIITFAVLGLSVLARALTATRTPE, via the coding sequence ATGCAGCCCGCCACGCCAAGACGGATCTATGCGCGTCGCCGGCGCCGTGACGCCGTTGCCACCAGCCTTTCAATGGCCGCCGCCACCTTCGGCCTCGGTTGGCTGGTGCTGATCCTCTCTGTGCTGGTGTGGAAGGGGATGGGCGGACTGTCGCTCGCGGTGTTCACCGAGATGACGCCGCCGCCGGGCAGCGCCGGCGGCCTTCTCAATCCGATCATCGGCAGCTTGATCCTGACCGGCCTGGCGGTCGTGTTCGGGACGCCGCTCGGCATACTGGCCGGCACCTACATGGCCGAATTTGGACGCTACTCGAAGCTGACGATCGTGGTCCGCTTCATCAACGACATTCTCTTGAGCGCACCGTCGATCGTCGTCGGCCTGTTCGTCTATGAGGTCATGGTCGCCCGGATGGGGCACTTCTCCGGATGGGCCGGTTCGGTGGCGCTCGCCATCATCGTCCTGCCCGTCGTGGTGCGCACCACCGAGGACATGCTCCTTCTGGTGCCGGACACGCTGCGCGAAGCAGCCGTCGCCCTGGGCACGCCGCGCTGGCTGGTGATCCGAAATGTGGCCTATCGGGCGGCCCGCGCCGGTATAACGACCGGAGTGCTGCTGGCGATCGCCCGCATCAGCGGCGAGACCGCCCCGCTGCTCTTCACTGCGCTCAACAACCAGTTTTTCAGCACCAACCTGAACGCGCCGATGGCCAGCCTCCCCGTGGTCATTTTCCAGTTCGCGCTCAGCCCCTATGATGATTGGCAGCAGCTCGCCTGGACGGGCGCCCTGATCATTACCTTTGCGGTGCTGGGCTTAAGCGTCTTGGCGCGGGCCCTCACCGCGACAAGGACGCCGGAATGA
- the pstS gene encoding phosphate ABC transporter substrate-binding protein PstS: protein MKFLQLPVVALFAAAISVSSVQAADISGAGATFPYPIYAKWADAYKKETGNGLNYQSIGSGGGIKQIKAKTVTFGASDAPLKGDDLEAGGLAQFPMVMGGIVPVVNLEGIKAGELVLDGPTLARIFLGDIKSWDDPAIKKLNPNVNLPSSAIAVVHRSDGSGTTFNFVYYLSDVSPPWKSNVGVATSVEWPTGIGAKGNEGVANNVANTKGSIGYVEYAYALQNKLTYTQMVNKAGKTVTPTSEAFQAAAANADWNSQPGYGVILANQPGDQSWPMTAATWILIYKQPADPAATAEALKFFAWAYKNGGKMAEELDYVPMPAKVVDDIERMWAAEIKDASGKPIFAM from the coding sequence ATGAAGTTCCTCCAACTCCCGGTCGTCGCCCTGTTTGCGGCTGCGATCAGCGTCAGCAGCGTCCAGGCGGCCGATATTTCGGGCGCCGGCGCGACATTCCCCTATCCGATCTATGCCAAGTGGGCGGACGCCTACAAGAAAGAGACCGGCAACGGCCTCAACTACCAGTCGATCGGTTCCGGCGGCGGCATCAAGCAGATCAAGGCCAAGACCGTTACCTTCGGCGCCAGCGATGCGCCGCTCAAGGGCGACGATCTGGAGGCGGGCGGCCTCGCCCAGTTCCCGATGGTCATGGGCGGCATTGTTCCGGTCGTGAATCTCGAAGGCATCAAGGCCGGAGAGCTCGTGCTCGACGGACCCACCCTCGCCAGGATCTTCCTCGGCGACATCAAGAGCTGGGACGATCCGGCGATCAAGAAGCTCAACCCGAATGTGAACCTGCCGTCGAGCGCCATCGCCGTCGTGCATCGCTCCGACGGCTCGGGCACGACTTTCAACTTCGTCTACTATCTTTCCGACGTCAGCCCGCCGTGGAAGTCGAACGTGGGCGTTGCCACGTCGGTTGAATGGCCGACAGGCATTGGCGCCAAGGGTAACGAGGGTGTGGCCAACAACGTCGCCAACACCAAGGGCTCGATCGGCTATGTCGAGTATGCCTATGCCCTGCAGAACAAGCTGACCTACACCCAGATGGTCAACAAGGCCGGCAAGACGGTCACCCCGACCTCCGAGGCCTTCCAGGCCGCCGCCGCCAATGCCGACTGGAACTCGCAGCCCGGCTATGGTGTCATCCTGGCCAATCAGCCTGGCGACCAGTCGTGGCCGATGACGGCTGCGACCTGGATCCTCATCTACAAGCAGCCGGCAGATCCCGCAGCCACGGCCGAGGCCCTTAAGTTCTTCGCCTGGGCCTACAAGAACGGCGGCAAGATGGCCGAGGAGCTCGACTACGTGCCGATGCCCGCCAAGGTGGTCGATGACATCGAGCGGATGTGGGCCGCAGAGATCAAGGACGCGAGCGGTAAGCCGATTTTCGCAATGTAA
- the pstC gene encoding phosphate ABC transporter permease subunit PstC: protein MSDALIDARPSLADEQRRRARTLRRFNIGDRTFRLVTEICAIAVLAVLAGVILALVDGSWLALKTFGLDFFVTQSWNPVTEKFGALAPIYGTVATSAIAMLVGVPISIGIAIFLTEICPVYLRRPIGTAIELLAGIPSIIYGIWGLFVLAPVLQVYVQPALIDTFAGVPVLSQLFAGPPYGIGILTAGLILAIMVLPFITAITRDVFETVPSVLKEAAYAIGCTRWEVIRRVVIPYTRVGMIGAVMLGLGRALGETMAVTFVIGNAHRISTSILAPGTTISASIANEFTEAVGDLYTSSLIALGLILFFITFIVLAAARLMLLQLERKVGA, encoded by the coding sequence ATGAGTGACGCGCTGATCGATGCCAGGCCATCGCTTGCCGACGAGCAACGCCGTCGCGCCCGCACCCTGCGCCGCTTCAATATCGGTGACCGGACATTCCGCCTGGTGACGGAGATCTGCGCCATCGCCGTTCTTGCCGTCCTTGCCGGCGTCATCCTCGCGCTTGTCGACGGTTCGTGGTTAGCACTGAAGACGTTCGGGCTTGATTTCTTCGTCACCCAGAGCTGGAACCCCGTCACCGAGAAGTTCGGCGCGCTGGCGCCGATCTACGGCACGGTCGCAACCTCGGCGATCGCCATGCTTGTAGGCGTTCCGATCAGCATCGGTATCGCCATCTTCCTGACCGAGATCTGCCCCGTGTACCTGCGCCGGCCGATCGGCACCGCCATCGAGCTGCTTGCCGGCATCCCGAGCATCATCTACGGCATCTGGGGCCTGTTCGTATTAGCGCCGGTGCTGCAGGTCTATGTCCAGCCGGCACTGATCGACACGTTCGCCGGCGTGCCGGTACTGTCGCAGCTCTTTGCCGGGCCGCCTTACGGCATCGGCATCCTGACCGCCGGTTTGATCCTGGCAATCATGGTGCTGCCGTTCATCACCGCGATTACGCGCGATGTCTTCGAGACGGTGCCGAGCGTGCTCAAGGAGGCCGCCTACGCCATCGGCTGCACCCGCTGGGAAGTGATCCGCCGCGTCGTCATCCCCTACACGAGAGTCGGCATGATCGGCGCTGTCATGCTCGGCCTTGGCCGCGCCCTCGGCGAGACCATGGCGGTGACCTTCGTCATCGGCAATGCGCATCGCATCTCGACCTCGATCCTGGCGCCCGGGACGACGATCTCGGCCAGTATCGCCAACGAATTCACCGAAGCGGTCGGCGATCTTTACACCTCGTCGCTGATCGCGCTCGGACTGATCCTGTTCTTCATCACCTTCATCGTGCTCGCCGCCGCCCGGCTGATGCTGCTGCAGCTCGAGCGCAAGGTCGGCGCTTAA
- a CDS encoding aspartate aminotransferase family protein — MQSHILPTYARADLAFERGEGCTLYTASGERYLDFSAGIAVNALGHAHPRLVAALTEQAGKLWHVSNLFRIPGQERLAARLSALTFADLVFFTNSGAEAVECAIKMTRKHFAAKGAPERYRLITFEGAFHGRTLATIAAGGQAKHLDGFGPPMPGFDQVPFGDLAAAKKAITEETAGFLIEPIQGEGGIRTAPVGFLKALRALADEHGLILALDEIQCGMGRTGRLFAHEWEGITPDIMAIAKAIGGGFPLGACLATNDAAAGMTVGSHGSTYGGNPLAMAVGNAALEIIAKPAFLNRVDQASARLCQKLARLEDEAGGVIEEVRGTGLMLGLKCAVPNGDLVKALLAENMLTVAAGDNVVRLLPPLIVSDAEIDEAAGKIAAACAALAPQVQAPAAHP; from the coding sequence ATGCAGTCCCATATTCTGCCGACCTATGCGCGCGCGGATCTCGCCTTCGAGCGCGGCGAGGGATGCACGCTCTATACGGCCTCCGGCGAGCGCTATCTCGATTTTTCAGCCGGCATCGCGGTCAACGCGCTCGGCCATGCCCATCCGCGCCTGGTCGCAGCGCTGACCGAGCAGGCCGGCAAGCTGTGGCATGTCTCGAACCTGTTCCGCATCCCCGGCCAGGAGCGGCTTGCCGCGCGGCTCTCGGCGCTGACCTTCGCCGACCTCGTCTTTTTTACCAATTCCGGGGCCGAGGCGGTCGAATGCGCGATCAAGATGACGCGCAAGCACTTCGCCGCCAAGGGCGCGCCGGAGCGCTATCGGCTGATCACCTTCGAGGGCGCGTTTCACGGCCGCACGCTGGCGACCATCGCCGCCGGCGGCCAAGCCAAGCATCTCGACGGCTTCGGCCCGCCCATGCCCGGCTTCGACCAAGTGCCGTTCGGCGATCTTGCCGCGGCGAAGAAGGCGATCACCGAGGAGACCGCGGGCTTCCTGATCGAGCCGATCCAGGGCGAAGGCGGCATCCGCACGGCGCCAGTGGGCTTCCTGAAGGCGCTGCGGGCGCTCGCCGACGAGCATGGGCTCATCCTGGCGCTCGACGAGATCCAGTGCGGCATGGGCCGCACCGGGCGCCTGTTCGCGCACGAATGGGAGGGCATCACTCCCGACATCATGGCCATCGCCAAGGCGATCGGCGGCGGCTTTCCGCTCGGCGCGTGCCTGGCAACCAATGACGCAGCCGCGGGCATGACGGTCGGCTCGCACGGCTCCACCTATGGCGGAAATCCGCTCGCCATGGCGGTCGGCAATGCGGCGCTCGAGATCATCGCCAAGCCCGCCTTCCTCAACCGGGTCGACCAGGCTTCGGCCCGGTTGTGCCAGAAGCTCGCCCGGCTCGAGGACGAGGCCGGCGGCGTCATCGAGGAGGTGCGCGGGACCGGCCTGATGCTGGGCCTGAAATGCGCCGTTCCCAATGGCGACCTGGTCAAGGCGCTGTTGGCCGAGAACATGCTGACGGTGGCCGCCGGTGACAATGTGGTGCGGCTGTTGCCGCCGCTCATCGTCTCCGACGCCGAGATCGACGAGGCCGCGGGCAAGATCGCGGCGGCCTGCGCGGCATTGGCGCCGCAGGTCCAGGCGCCGGCCGCGCATCCATGA
- the phoU gene encoding phosphate signaling complex protein PhoU, with amino-acid sequence MTEHIVRAFEEELVSLGEKIAQMGGIVEGQLAEAVDALKRRDAELAQKVISDDKTADTFEQAIEEQAILMIVRRQPMALDLREIMAAIRVSAELERIGDLAKNVAKRVLAIGTEVQPKRLIHGVEHMSRMAMEQLKNVLDSYSQRDAEKALAVWRRDEEVDSMYTSLFRELLTYMMEDPRNITACTHLLFAAKNIERIGDHTTNIAEMVYYLVHGEALTDQRPKGDETSTTAVPYPVSEE; translated from the coding sequence ATGACCGAACATATCGTCCGCGCCTTCGAGGAAGAGCTCGTGTCTCTCGGCGAAAAGATCGCGCAGATGGGCGGCATCGTCGAGGGCCAGCTCGCCGAGGCCGTCGACGCCCTCAAGCGGCGCGACGCGGAGCTGGCGCAAAAGGTGATCTCAGACGACAAGACCGCCGACACCTTCGAGCAGGCGATCGAGGAACAGGCGATCCTGATGATCGTTCGCCGCCAGCCCATGGCCCTCGATCTGCGCGAAATCATGGCCGCGATCCGAGTTTCGGCCGAGCTCGAGCGCATCGGCGATCTGGCCAAGAACGTCGCCAAGCGGGTGCTGGCAATCGGGACCGAGGTCCAGCCCAAGCGCCTGATCCACGGTGTCGAACATATGAGCCGCATGGCCATGGAACAGTTGAAGAATGTTCTCGATTCCTATTCCCAGCGCGACGCCGAAAAGGCCCTCGCGGTGTGGCGGCGCGACGAGGAGGTCGACTCCATGTACACCTCGCTGTTCCGCGAGCTGCTCACCTACATGATGGAAGACCCGCGCAACATCACCGCCTGCACCCACCTCCTGTTCGCGGCCAAGAACATCGAGCGCATCGGCGACCACACCACCAACATCGCCGAGATGGTCTATTATCTGGTGCATGGGGAGGCGCTGACCGATCAGCGGCCGAAGGGCGACGAGACCAGCACCACCGCCGTTCCCTACCCCGTTTCGGAGGAGTGA
- the argF gene encoding ornithine carbamoyltransferase, protein MPPQHFLDISDHDAATLRGILNHAARMKVDWKAGRREAQSRLLAGLALTMIFEKPSTRTRVSFDLAMRQLGGQTLTLSHDELQLGRGETIADTARVLSRYADVILLRTGHHDHLQELARFSEVPVINGLTDRSHPCQVMADIMTFEEHRGAIEGSIVAWVGDGNNVARSWLHAAGLFDVRMRIASPAGFAPDPETLDCARKTGADIHLFEDPAKAVAGADCVITDTWVSMSDNDGKERRRDFMPYQVTEALLEKAAPDAIFMHCLPAHRGDEVTDAVIDGPRSVVWDEAENRLHVQKAILAWCLGGDE, encoded by the coding sequence ATGCCGCCGCAGCACTTCCTCGATATCAGCGATCACGACGCGGCGACCCTGCGCGGCATCCTGAACCACGCGGCCCGCATGAAGGTCGACTGGAAGGCCGGCCGGCGCGAGGCCCAGTCGCGGCTGCTTGCCGGGCTTGCGCTCACCATGATCTTCGAGAAGCCGTCAACGCGGACTCGCGTCTCCTTCGATCTGGCCATGCGCCAGCTCGGCGGCCAGACGCTGACGCTCTCCCACGACGAATTGCAGCTCGGCCGCGGCGAGACCATCGCCGACACCGCCCGCGTTCTGTCGCGCTACGCCGACGTCATCCTGCTGCGCACCGGCCATCACGACCATCTGCAGGAGCTTGCCCGCTTTTCCGAAGTGCCGGTCATCAACGGCCTCACCGACCGGTCGCATCCCTGTCAGGTCATGGCCGACATCATGACCTTCGAGGAGCACCGCGGCGCGATCGAAGGCTCGATCGTCGCCTGGGTCGGCGACGGCAACAATGTCGCCCGCTCGTGGCTGCACGCGGCGGGCCTGTTCGACGTGCGCATGCGCATCGCCTCGCCCGCCGGCTTCGCGCCCGACCCGGAGACGCTGGATTGCGCGCGCAAGACGGGCGCCGACATCCACCTCTTCGAAGACCCGGCCAAAGCGGTCGCCGGGGCCGACTGCGTCATCACCGATACCTGGGTGTCGATGAGCGACAATGACGGCAAAGAACGCCGGCGCGACTTCATGCCCTACCAGGTCACCGAGGCGCTTCTGGAAAAGGCCGCGCCTGACGCCATATTCATGCATTGCCTGCCGGCCCATCGCGGCGACGAGGTCACCGACGCGGTCATTGACGGTCCGCGCTCGGTGGTCTGGGATGAGGCGGAAAACCGGCTGCACGTGCAAAAGGCGATCCTTGCATGGTGCCTCGGCGGGGACGAGTAG
- the phoB gene encoding phosphate regulon transcriptional regulator PhoB, which produces MTPQILIVEDEEPLRVLLRYNLEAEGYEVAAAAGGDEAETLIQEKAPDLILLDWMLPGISGIELCRRLRSRAQTRQVPVIMLTARGEETERVRGLITGADDYVVKPFSVPELLARVRALLRRARPDLVAETLRAGDIELDRAAHRVRRSGREIPLAPTEYRLMEFLMQNRGRVYSRAQLLDSVWGQDVYVEDRTVDVHIGRLRRALRRGGAKDPIRTVRGTGYSFDEKF; this is translated from the coding sequence GTGACGCCGCAAATCCTGATCGTCGAGGACGAAGAGCCGCTCCGGGTCCTGCTGCGCTACAATCTGGAGGCGGAAGGCTACGAGGTCGCGGCCGCGGCGGGCGGCGACGAGGCCGAGACGCTGATCCAGGAAAAGGCGCCGGACCTGATCCTGCTCGACTGGATGTTGCCGGGGATCTCCGGCATCGAGCTGTGCCGGCGGCTGCGCAGCCGCGCCCAGACGCGCCAGGTGCCGGTGATCATGCTGACCGCGCGCGGCGAGGAGACCGAACGCGTCCGCGGCCTCATCACCGGCGCCGACGACTATGTGGTCAAGCCATTCTCGGTTCCCGAGCTGTTGGCCCGCGTGCGCGCCCTGTTGCGCCGGGCCCGTCCCGATCTCGTCGCCGAGACGCTGCGCGCCGGCGACATAGAACTCGACCGCGCCGCCCACAGGGTGCGCCGTTCCGGGCGCGAGATCCCCCTGGCGCCGACGGAATACCGGTTGATGGAGTTCCTGATGCAGAACCGCGGCCGGGTCTATTCGCGCGCCCAGCTCCTCGACAGCGTGTGGGGCCAGGACGTCTATGTCGAGGATCGTACCGTCGACGTGCATATCGGCCGGCTGCGCCGGGCGCTCAGGCGCGGCGGGGCTAAGGACCCGATCCGCACCGTGCGCGGCACCGGCTATTCCTTCGACGAGAAGTTCTGA
- a CDS encoding Hsp33 family molecular chaperone, which translates to MTVHQHGHKRAGARDDLVMPFEAEGLDVRGRIVRLGPAADAILSRHAYPPPVSRLLGEAIALAVLLGASLKFEGRFILQTQSDGPVSLMVVDFDTPDSIRAWASFDADRVLVAEQTGAGPADLLGAGHLAMTIDQGQDTSRYQGIVPLEGASLADAADLYFRQSEQIPTLVRLAVAESVTPAANGETPGRAWRAGGILIQHLPKGERRPPRDLPPGDAPEGLAAAPETEPDAWTEARALTETVEAHELTDPTLEPERLLLRLFHERGVRVFRARTLRESCGCSRRRIVEMLRRFSAEERADMVEEESGEIVVTCRFCSTVYPVRPEEI; encoded by the coding sequence ATGACCGTACACCAACATGGACACAAGCGCGCCGGCGCGCGCGACGATCTCGTCATGCCCTTCGAGGCGGAGGGTCTCGACGTGCGCGGGCGCATCGTCCGCCTCGGGCCCGCCGCCGACGCCATCCTGTCGCGCCACGCCTATCCGCCGCCGGTCTCGCGCCTGCTCGGGGAGGCGATCGCGCTCGCCGTGCTGCTCGGCGCCTCGCTCAAATTCGAGGGCCGCTTCATTCTGCAGACCCAGAGCGACGGTCCGGTGTCGCTGATGGTCGTCGACTTCGACACGCCCGACAGCATCCGCGCCTGGGCGAGCTTCGACGCCGACAGGGTGCTTGTTGCGGAACAGACGGGCGCGGGTCCGGCCGATCTCCTCGGCGCCGGGCACCTGGCGATGACCATCGACCAGGGCCAGGACACCTCGCGCTATCAGGGCATCGTGCCGCTCGAAGGGGCGAGCCTGGCCGACGCCGCCGACCTTTACTTCCGCCAGTCGGAGCAGATCCCGACCCTGGTGCGGCTCGCCGTCGCCGAGAGCGTGACGCCGGCCGCCAACGGCGAGACCCCGGGCCGGGCCTGGCGCGCCGGCGGCATTTTGATCCAGCACCTGCCCAAGGGCGAGCGGAGGCCTCCGCGCGATCTTCCGCCGGGAGACGCGCCGGAAGGCCTGGCGGCGGCGCCCGAAACCGAGCCCGACGCCTGGACGGAGGCGCGCGCGCTCACCGAGACGGTGGAAGCGCACGAGCTGACCGACCCGACGCTCGAGCCGGAGCGGCTGCTCTTGCGCCTGTTCCACGAGCGCGGCGTGCGGGTCTTCAGGGCGCGGACCTTGCGCGAGTCCTGCGGTTGCTCGCGTCGGCGCATCGTCGAGATGCTGCGCCGTTTTTCGGCCGAAGAGCGCGCCGACATGGTGGAGGAGGAGAGCGGCGAAATCGTCGTCACCTGCCGCTTCTGCTCGACCGTCTATCCGGTCCGTCCGGAGGAAATCTGA
- a CDS encoding GcrA family cell cycle regulator has translation MGWTEERVELLKKLWAEGLSASQVAAELGNVTRNAVIGKVHRLGLSGRAKPTRGAAARPRRMRSMRPQRDGEPGFATIGNTALKAESVLLARTRPKPEPAPIAELVIPKEQRKTILQLTEYTCKWPIGDPGDEEFHFCGRNSEIGGPYCDYHARIAYQPLQDRRRERRAQRAATGGR, from the coding sequence ATGGGCTGGACGGAAGAACGGGTCGAATTGCTGAAGAAACTGTGGGCCGAGGGGTTGAGTGCAAGTCAGGTCGCGGCCGAGCTCGGAAACGTGACGCGTAACGCGGTTATCGGAAAGGTCCACCGGCTGGGGCTGTCGGGGCGGGCGAAACCGACCCGGGGAGCGGCCGCGCGGCCGCGGCGGATGCGCAGCATGCGCCCGCAGCGCGACGGCGAGCCGGGGTTTGCGACCATCGGCAACACCGCGCTCAAGGCCGAGAGCGTTCTGCTCGCGCGGACGCGGCCGAAGCCGGAGCCGGCTCCAATCGCCGAACTGGTCATTCCCAAGGAGCAGCGCAAGACCATCCTGCAGCTGACCGAATATACCTGCAAATGGCCGATCGGCGATCCCGGCGACGAGGAGTTCCATTTCTGCGGCCGGAACTCGGAGATCGGCGGCCCCTATTGCGATTATCACGCGCGCATCGCCTATCAGCCGCTGCAGGACCGCCGGCGGGAGCGTCGGGCGCAGCGCGCAGCGACCGGCGGCCGCTAG
- the phoR gene encoding phosphate regulon sensor histidine kinase PhoR, whose product MAERETKETAPPPKAKQGETGPFLAGLDALIAAAARQKWVIAAASLVALLAALSGAVPVSAAAAGWVLVVIAALVAPARVPELPEKSSASFDMARPAPTAPMAPALISVIPDPCLLLSADGRILNHNAAASELFGRIVAGRPVSAVLRAPEIAAALRQAQQGGDAVRVDYFERVPIDRWFEAHIAPIHGAERPGAAFLLLLHDLTKQQRVERMRVDFIANASHELRTPLASLAGFIETLQGSARDDPKARARFLDIMRAQAQRMSRLVDDLLSLSRIELNAHIRPSAQTDLAAVVASVADSLTPLAAAAGVKIELSRPDAPVLVVGEREELTQVFQNLIENAIKYGAEGDRIEVTLDPAVGAGKGEVAVSVRDYGPGIAAEHLPRLTERFYRVDVASSREKGGTGLGLAIVKHILNRHRGSMQIASVPGEGATFTVRLNLADNAGGRDKPAAG is encoded by the coding sequence ATGGCCGAGCGCGAAACCAAGGAAACCGCGCCGCCACCTAAGGCGAAACAGGGCGAGACCGGGCCGTTTCTGGCCGGGCTCGACGCGCTCATCGCCGCCGCGGCGCGGCAGAAATGGGTGATCGCGGCGGCAAGCCTGGTGGCGCTTTTGGCCGCTCTTTCCGGCGCCGTGCCGGTTTCGGCCGCCGCGGCCGGCTGGGTGCTGGTGGTCATCGCGGCCCTGGTCGCGCCGGCGCGCGTGCCTGAACTGCCTGAGAAAAGTTCTGCTTCCTTCGATATGGCTCGCCCTGCCCCAACCGCGCCGATGGCGCCCGCCCTGATCTCGGTCATTCCCGACCCCTGCCTGCTGCTCTCCGCCGACGGCCGCATCCTCAATCACAATGCGGCGGCATCGGAACTGTTCGGCCGGATCGTTGCCGGCCGGCCCGTCTCCGCCGTGTTGCGGGCGCCCGAGATCGCCGCTGCGTTGCGCCAGGCCCAGCAGGGCGGCGATGCGGTCCGCGTCGATTATTTCGAGCGCGTTCCGATCGACCGCTGGTTCGAGGCGCATATCGCACCGATTCATGGCGCCGAGCGGCCAGGAGCGGCATTCCTTCTCCTGCTCCACGACCTCACCAAGCAGCAGCGGGTCGAGCGCATGCGGGTGGATTTCATCGCCAATGCCAGCCACGAGCTGCGCACGCCGCTCGCCTCGCTGGCGGGGTTCATCGAGACGCTGCAAGGCTCGGCCCGCGACGATCCGAAGGCGCGCGCGCGGTTTCTCGACATCATGCGCGCCCAGGCGCAACGCATGTCGCGCCTGGTCGACGACCTCCTGTCCTTGAGCCGGATCGAACTCAACGCCCATATTCGCCCCTCGGCGCAGACCGACCTTGCCGCCGTCGTCGCCAGCGTCGCCGACAGCCTGACCCCGCTTGCGGCGGCGGCCGGGGTCAAGATCGAGCTCAGCCGGCCGGACGCGCCGGTTCTGGTGGTGGGCGAACGCGAGGAACTCACTCAGGTGTTCCAGAACCTGATAGAAAACGCGATCAAATATGGCGCGGAAGGCGACCGGATCGAGGTCACGTTGGATCCGGCGGTCGGCGCCGGCAAGGGCGAGGTCGCCGTCAGCGTGCGCGACTACGGGCCCGGGATCGCGGCCGAACACCTGCCGCGCCTGACCGAGCGCTTCTATCGGGTCGACGTCGCCTCGAGCCGCGAGAAGGGCGGCACCGGCCTGGGGCTCGCCATCGTCAAGCACATCCTGAACCGCCATCGCGGGAGCATGCAGATCGCGTCGGTGCCCGGGGAGGGCGCCACCTTCACGGTCCGCCTCAACCTTGCCGACAATGCAGGTGGCCGCGACAAGCCGGCTGCCGGATAG
- the pstB gene encoding phosphate ABC transporter ATP-binding protein PstB, with amino-acid sequence MDLRIAVKNNDATASRASLREKISIRHLNFYYGDFLALKDNNLDLYEHRVTAIIGPSGCGKSTLLRVLNRIYDLYPNQRAEGEVLLDGENILAPGHDLNLLRAKIGMVFQKPTPFPMTIYENIAFGIRLYHRLSRSELDARVEGALRRAALWDEVKDKLGANGLSLSGGQQQRLCIARTIAVEPEVILLDEPASALDPISTAKIEELIDELKGDYTIAIVTHNMQQAARTSDFTAFMYLGELIEFDDTSTIFTKPADKHTQDYITGRFG; translated from the coding sequence ATGGACTTGCGGATTGCCGTCAAGAACAACGATGCGACGGCGTCACGGGCGTCGCTGCGCGAAAAGATCTCCATACGCCATCTCAACTTTTATTACGGCGATTTTCTGGCCCTGAAGGACAACAATCTGGACCTCTACGAACACCGGGTGACCGCCATCATCGGGCCGTCCGGTTGCGGAAAGTCGACCCTTCTGCGCGTGCTCAACCGCATCTACGATCTGTATCCCAACCAGCGCGCCGAGGGCGAGGTGCTGCTCGACGGCGAGAACATTCTGGCTCCGGGACACGACCTCAACCTGCTCCGGGCGAAGATCGGAATGGTGTTCCAGAAGCCGACGCCGTTCCCGATGACGATCTACGAGAACATCGCTTTCGGTATCCGCCTCTACCATCGCTTGTCACGGTCAGAGCTTGACGCGCGCGTCGAGGGGGCCTTGCGGCGCGCGGCGCTATGGGACGAGGTCAAGGACAAGCTCGGCGCCAACGGCCTGAGCCTGTCGGGCGGTCAGCAGCAGCGCCTGTGCATCGCCCGCACCATCGCGGTGGAGCCCGAGGTGATCCTGCTCGACGAGCCGGCCTCCGCGCTCGATCCGATCTCGACCGCGAAGATCGAGGAGCTGATCGACGAGCTGAAAGGCGATTACACCATCGCCATCGTTACCCACAATATGCAACAGGCGGCGCGCACCTCCGATTTCACCGCCTTCATGTATCTGGGCGAGCTCATTGAATTCGACGATACCTCGACCATTTTCACTAAGCCGGCCGACAAGCACACCCAGGACTACATCACCGGCCGCTTCGGCTGA